A single uncultured Acetobacterium sp. DNA region contains:
- a CDS encoding fumarylacetoacetate hydrolase family protein, whose translation MYFVTYQYNAFSEGGILTADETKVLPITTIGKLMGLKFPERLIDFIPLATDELLADMKKVMDEHSNLGINLSLVKLLAPIPKPPRNIFCLGKNYADHAKEIKNIPTMGDVPENPIYFSKLPTSVTGPDTVILSHAKATKQIDYEVELAIVIGKKGSDISKEDAEDYIFGYTIANDITARDLQKKHSQWYKGKSLDTFCPLGPRILHKNDLRIPFNLDITCRVNGEVRQHSNTGRMIFDIPSIISDLSQGMTLLPGDIILTGTPAGVGFALDPPQFLQHGDVIEAAIEKIGILKNTIE comes from the coding sequence ATGTATTTCGTAACTTATCAATACAACGCATTTAGTGAAGGCGGCATTCTGACAGCAGATGAAACAAAGGTTTTGCCGATTACCACCATCGGAAAGCTGATGGGTCTCAAATTCCCCGAGCGTCTCATCGACTTTATTCCACTGGCTACTGATGAACTGCTGGCAGACATGAAAAAAGTCATGGATGAGCACTCTAATCTCGGCATTAATCTGAGCCTGGTTAAACTGCTGGCACCCATACCCAAGCCCCCAAGAAATATCTTCTGTCTGGGTAAAAACTATGCTGACCACGCCAAAGAGATTAAAAATATCCCGACCATGGGAGACGTACCGGAAAACCCCATTTATTTTTCCAAACTTCCTACCTCGGTTACCGGACCGGACACTGTCATTCTATCCCATGCCAAAGCCACCAAACAAATCGATTACGAAGTTGAGTTGGCGATTGTTATTGGCAAAAAAGGTTCTGATATCTCAAAAGAAGACGCGGAAGATTACATTTTCGGATACACCATTGCCAACGACATCACTGCCCGGGATCTCCAGAAAAAGCATTCCCAATGGTACAAAGGCAAATCGCTGGACACTTTCTGTCCGCTGGGTCCGAGAATCCTCCATAAAAATGATTTAAGAATCCCCTTTAACCTGGATATTACCTGTCGCGTCAACGGTGAAGTCCGGCAGCACTCCAATACTGGTCGGATGATCTTTGACATTCCTTCTATCATCAGCGACCTGTCCCAGGGTATGACGCTGCTGCCAGGAGATATCATTCTGACAGGAACCCCAGCAGGTGTCGGCTTTGCGCTTGATCCGCCGCAGTTTTTACAACATGGTGACGTAATTGAAGCCGCCATTGAAAAAATCGGTATCCTAAAAAACACAATTGAATAA
- a CDS encoding ABC transporter ATP-binding protein, giving the protein MIEIKDVTLKYSSTKGIFDLNLKVGKGEVFGYVGPNDAGKTTTIRMLMGFIRAGRGSATIDGLNCFSRASAIQKHLGYVPEDVALFENMRVKEYLNFIRQMRGSFGAKDTKVRDELIERFEVDTRGKIENMSNGMKKRLAIVTALMHDPQILVLDEPTSGLDPLMQSRLLDLILEEKRRGKTVLLATHKFEEVERTCDRVGVLKEGHLVEDTDIVSLRAQETKAYLVKFAAPPNLEQIKKYGFGYHQFSQSDFEIFSQGDRIDVLLKVLSHEKVLVFNSKTQSLEEIFQQHYHKEIKHKEIKKAVQNKDEKIKVVREKDLKPQENADSAEKAMEVKKA; this is encoded by the coding sequence ATGATTGAAATAAAGGATGTCACCCTTAAATATTCAAGTACTAAGGGGATTTTTGACTTGAATTTAAAGGTTGGCAAAGGTGAGGTGTTTGGTTATGTCGGACCAAATGATGCTGGAAAAACGACAACCATTCGGATGCTTATGGGGTTTATCCGGGCTGGTCGGGGGAGCGCCACCATCGACGGACTAAACTGTTTTAGCAGAGCATCGGCGATCCAAAAGCATCTGGGTTATGTCCCTGAGGATGTGGCCCTCTTTGAAAACATGCGGGTGAAAGAGTATCTCAATTTTATCAGACAAATGCGCGGGTCCTTCGGAGCAAAAGATACAAAAGTCAGAGACGAGTTAATCGAGCGCTTTGAAGTGGATACCCGGGGCAAAATCGAAAATATGTCAAATGGTATGAAAAAGAGGCTTGCCATTGTGACGGCCTTGATGCATGATCCCCAAATTCTGGTGCTGGATGAACCCACCAGCGGACTGGATCCGCTGATGCAGTCCCGGCTTCTGGATCTCATTCTGGAAGAAAAAAGACGGGGAAAAACAGTGTTGTTAGCGACGCACAAATTTGAAGAAGTGGAACGAACCTGCGACCGGGTCGGAGTCCTTAAAGAAGGACATCTGGTTGAAGATACCGATATCGTCAGTCTGCGAGCTCAAGAAACCAAAGCTTATCTGGTTAAATTTGCAGCACCGCCCAATCTGGAACAAATTAAAAAATATGGTTTCGGTTATCACCAGTTTTCACAAAGTGACTTCGAAATCTTTTCACAGGGAGACCGGATTGACGTGCTCTTAAAGGTTTTATCTCATGAAAAGGTGTTGGTGTTTAATTCAAAAACCCAATCGTTGGAAGAAATCTTCCAACAGCATTATCACAAAGAAATTAAACATAAAGAGATTAAAAAAGCTGTGCAAAATAAAGACGAAAAAATAAAAGTAGTCAGAGAGAAAGACCTGAAACCGCAAGAAAATGCGGATAGTGCGGAAAAAGCCATGGAGGTAAAAAAAGCATGA